From one Trifolium pratense cultivar HEN17-A07 linkage group LG1, ARS_RC_1.1, whole genome shotgun sequence genomic stretch:
- the LOC123923205 gene encoding PRA1 family protein D-like, with the protein MSSTTESLSNFKEATLSIMSTRHPWTEFLSLSSLSLPSSLSQATTRIGINLTRFLFNYSFILLFILLLSLVYHPLSILLLLIAFAGWYFLFFTRESDESLTLFNLVSIDDRVIVVALVIFSLVVVAVTGVWLNVLVSVVIAAVVVCLHGALRTTDAGGLDDYESPYGPMLNEASAGSYSPV; encoded by the coding sequence ATGTCATCTACAACAGAATCACTCTCCAATTTCAAAGAAGCAACACTATCAATCATGTCCACGCGCCACCCTTGGACAGAATTCCTCTCCCTTTCATCACTCTCCCTTCCATCCTCACTCTCACAAGCCACCACGCGCATCGGTATCAATCTCACGCGCTTCCTTTTCAACTACTCCTTCATTCTCCTCTTCATCCTTCTCCTCAGCCTCGTTTACCATCCTCTTTCAATCCTCCTCCTCTTAATCGCTTTCGCTGGTTGGTACTTTCTCTTCTTCACTCGCGAATCTGATGAATCGCTTACGCTTTTTAACCTAGTTTCAATCGACGACCGCGTTATCGTCGTTGCTCTGGTGATTTTTAGTTTGGTTGTTGTTGCTGTGACTGGTGTGTGGCTGAATGTTTTGGTGTCGGTTGTGATTGCGGCGGTGGTTGTTTGCTTGCACGGTGCTTTGAGGACGACGGATGCTGGTGGTTTGGATGATTATGAATCGCCTTATGGTCCTATGCTGAATGAAGCTTCTGCTGGTTCTTATTCACCTGTTTGA
- the LOC123889341 gene encoding E3 ubiquitin protein ligase DRIP2-like, with protein sequence MTVENVPLSPLVTKKRKNSQSYSKSNAKKAKTASKNIKKYVRKGKKIQEKPKQLQEKLPMTPQAPKAPASELSIVEDVKKDVKQQGGIEILDEVSTILSARRAKIAARKKFIRTELAPTAKPDKVIVDEKKDDKRPQLETVTPKIRFKNSSKPESSSQKIVFKNISRDNAESCKEKSAMCEPLNWLVETTNKNKSPNNSTMQENGVIPMLVDSSDNDSHHVTKFEVKNHCINHQTETEGDQNDPKSSSLKFKLKRVEEKRVKFFEDLNLPALPENESKEDFGSFWFSLVASKEQELYALPQISTPYLRVKDGILTVSHIKKYIVKKLNLHSEDEVEILLGDKPVLSSMQMQNLMELWLETMSKNERVETSVGSSAEDFVMVLSYRRKA encoded by the exons ATGACAGTTGAAAATGTTCCTTTAAGTCCATTGGTAACCAAAAAAAGGAAGAACTCTCAATCTTATTCAAAATCCAATGCAAAAAAGGCCAAAACAGcttcaaaaaatattaagaaatatGTAAGGAAAGGAAAGAAGATTCAAGAAAAGCCGAAGCAGCTGCAAGAAAAACTACCTATGACTCCACAAGCACCAAAAGCTCCTGCTTCTGAACTTTCTATTGTAGAAGATGTTAAGAAAGATGTGAAACAACAAGGTGGAatagaaattttggatgaagtTTCTACAATTCTATCTGCAAGAAGAGCAAAAATTGCAGCTAGAAAAAAGTTTATCAGAACTGAATTAGCTCCTACTGCTAAACCTGACAAGGTCATAGTTGATGAAAAGAAAGACGATAAGCGCCCCCAGCTTGAAACAGTCACTCCAAAAATCAGATTTAAG AATTCGTCAAAACCAGAATCATCAAGTCAGAAAATAGTGTTCAAGAATATTTCAAGGGACAATGCTGAATCATGTAAAGAAAAATCTGCAATGTGTGAGCCATTGAATTGGTTAGTGGAAACtacaaacaaaaacaagtcTCCTAATAACTCTACAATGCAAGAAAATGGTGTCATACCAATGCTTGTGGATTCTAGTGACAATGACTCTCATCACGTGACTAAGTTTGAAGTTAAGAATCATTGTATTAACCACCAAACAGAAACAGAAGGTGATCAAAATGATCCAAAATCATCTTCCTTGAAGTTTAAGCTTAAAAGAGTGGAAGAAAAAAGAGTAAAATTTTTTGAGGACTTGAATCTTCCAGCACTACCTGAAAATGAAAGCAAGGAAGACTTTGGTTCATTCTGGTTCTCCTTAGTTGCTTCCAAAGAACA GGAACTTTATGCACTGCCACAAATATCTACTCCCTACTTAAGGGTCAA GGATGGCATTTTAACTGTTTCACATATCAAAAAGTACATTGTGAAGAAGCTTAATCTTCATAGTGAAGATGAG GTGGAGATCTTATTAGGAGATAAGCCAGTTTTAAGTTCAATGCAGATGCAAAACTTAATGGAGTTGTGGTTGGAAACAATGTCAAAGAATGAAAGAGTTGAAACATCTGTTGGAAGCTCAGCTGAGGATTTTGTTATGGTCCTTTCGTACCGTCGAAAGGCTTGA
- the LOC123923834 gene encoding magnesium transporter MRS2-I-like, producing the protein MARDGSVVPADPQAMVVAKKKTQSSRSWILFDAMGQGSMLDADKYAIMHRVQINARDLRILDPLLSYPSTILGREKAIVLNLEHIKAIITAEEVLLRDPTDEHVVPVVEELQRRLPKLSDIHQQQGDGKEYLGGQQDAEAAEEDESPFEFRALEVALEAICSYLAARTTELEMAAYPALDELTSKISSRNLDRVRKLKSAMTRLTARVQKVRDELEQLLDDDDDMADLYLSRKAGSASPVSGSGPANWFAGSPTIGSKISRASRASIATVRFDENDVEELEMLLEAYFMQIDGTLNKLTTLREYIDDTEDYINIQLDNHRNQLIQLELFLSSGTVCLSVYSLVTAIFGMNIPYTWNDDHGYMFKWVVIVSGVFSAIMFIMITFYARKKGLVGS; encoded by the exons ATGGCTAGAGATGGTAGTGTTGTACCTGCGGACCCACAGGCTATGGTAGTTGCGAAGAAGAAGACACAGAGTTCAAGAAGTTGGATTTTGTTTGATGCTATGGGCCAAGGGTCGATGCTTGATGCTGACAAGTATGCCATCATGCATAGGGTTCAAATTAATGCACGTGATCTTAGAATTCTTGATCCCTTGCTCTCTTACCCTTCTACTATTCTTGGTCGTGAGAAAGCTATTGTTCTTAACTTGGAG CATATCAAGGCAATTATCACTGCTGAAGAG GTGTTGCTGCGAGATCCAACAGATGAACACGTGGTTCCTGTTGTTGAGGAACTGCAGAGGCGATTGCCTAAACTGAGTGACATCCATCAACAACAAGGAGATGGTAAAGAGTATCTTGGTGGTCAACAGGATGCTGAAGCTGCTGAAGAAGATG AGTCACCGTTTGAGTTTCGTGCCTTGGAGGTGGCTTTAGAAGCCATTTGTAGTTATCTTGCTGCACGTACAACTGAGTTGGAGATGGCTGCTTATCCTGCATTAGATGAACTTACTTCCAAg ATTAGTAGTCGTAATTTGGACAGAGTGCGTAAACTGAAGAGTGCAATGACAAGGCTGACAGCTCGGGTTCAAAAG GTCAGAGATGAGCTTGAACAGTTGCTGGATGACGATGATGACATGGCCGACCTATACTTATCGAGAAAGGCAGGTTCAGCATCACCAGTTAGTGGATCAGGTCCTGCAAATTGGTTTGCCGGCTCCCCAACCATAGGATCAAAGATATCCAGAGCAAGTAGAGCAAGCATTGCAACAGTTCGTTTTGATGAAAATGATGTGGAAGAGCTTGAAATGTTGCTTGAG GCTTATTTCATGCAAATTGATGGCACATTGAACAAATTAACCACC CTGCGAGAGTATATTGATGATACTGAAGATTACATTAACATTCAA CTTGACAACCATCGTAATCAGCTTATTCAG TTGGAACTCTTTCTTAGCTCTGGAACTGTTTGCTTATCTGTGTACTCTCTGGTGACTGCTATTTTTGGCATGAACATCCCGTATACTTGGAATGACGACCATGGATACATGTTCAAATGG GTGGTTATTGTCTCGGGggtattttccgctattatgTTTATCATGATTACCTTCTACGCTCGCAAAAAGGGGTTGGTTGGATCATAA